The sequence CATTCATCACAAattaaaaggaaagcatcgcttACACAAATACCCAAACTTAAAAACAGTACAAATGGAGATTGACTCaattgagaatgaagaaacaaagtACGTACAGATATATGTACACTTATTGCTTTTGAATGAAGATAACCAAACCAACAAGCCCCAACCTGAAACTCATCTTAAGCGTAGTCTTCAGCTGCTGGGAGAGCAGAGTAAGATCCAATGAAAACATCACCGTAGATCAAACCGGCAAGACCTCCTCCAATAAGTGGGCCGACCCAGTAAATCCAGTTTCCGTCAAAGTTACCGCTGGCGACAGCAGGGCCAAATGAACGAGCTGGGTTCATTGATCCACCACTGAATGGACCAGCGGCAAGAATGTTGGCACCAACGATGAAACCAATTGCAATTGGGGCAATTGTTCCTAGAGATTTCTTCTGGGGATCAGCAGCGGTAGCGTAGACAGTGTATACTAGTCCGAAGGTGATGATGATCTCAAATAGGACACCGCCGAAGGCAGACACACCAGATGCAACACCATGAGTTGGGATGGCCTACAGAAATTAACAAGCGGTTAGGAAAACATAAGTTAAGTTGGGATGAAAAATATCAGAATCTATCTCATAGAAATTTTCTCTAGTTTGATTACCTTGGCATCAGTGACAAACTTAAGGAGGAAACAAGCTGCGACAGAGCCGAGTAATTGGGCAATCCAGTAGAAGAGGCCAGTAATAACGGTGATGTGACCTCCAACAGCTAATCCAAAGGTAACAGCTGGGTTCAAGTGACCACCTGAAATATTGGCTGCCATTGAAACCCCAACAAACAGTGCGAATGCGTGTGCCAAGGCTATGGCAAGGAGACCAGCAGCATCTAATGAGGCATCAGATGAGACTTTGCCTGCATACATGCATATACTTTGTTAGCTGTCCACATTTTCTAATTAAGTTACATTCTTAGCACCATTCTCGATTTGGTTGTGGCGTTCTTGGTTAATATTAAATCCAAACTTTTCCCATTTGGTTAGTGTTAATTGTAGCGAACTCATTACATCAACTTTGAAGCAAAAAATGTTTTGGTATTTGCAATAACTCTCCTGCTTCAGGGGGGTTGTTCACTGGGTTGGCAATGAATTTGCTCCCCATGCATTGAGGTGTATTAAGCTGTTTGTCTGTAACTCCACACAGGGCCTAGGGGATTTAGTTGGTATGCTGTACGCGCCTATGCCCGTGGGTTAATCATGTCAATCATGTGCAAGAGAGAAAAGTTTGAAATGGTGTGTGTGTGCATATAAATACCATGCCTtcaaaacgaagaaaaaaaaggtCAACACTTACTGTAAGCAAGGGCAGAACCAACACcagcaaaaacaaaaagaagggTGGCAATGAATTCAGCTAAGTAAGCTTTCAGTGATGCAACACTGAAAGAATCACCAATGCTTCCAACTGTGATCTTCACCATTTTTAAATCTCAAAGTTTttttgtttgagtgaggatttCAGAGAGTCGGATCAGAGGAGATGAGAATTTGGTGAATGCGTTGTAGACTTTCTTGACAAGAGGCCTTAAATAGACACAGTTTAATGGTTTTCATGGTCAAAATGTGAAGCGTAGGCCACAGCCAGCACCGACTTGGGACCCACACTGATATGAAAAACATGTCTGATTGAAGCATTTTGCATAGCAACCGTTAGATTGGGTGCCGACCCACCGTCCATCTTTGATTTAATAGTAGCACTACGAGCACTACGACAAGattattatttttgattttggttgCTAATTCGAGTAGGAGTAAGTAATAATGATCCCAAATATTAATGAAAATACAGGTAAGCAAAGCTAAGCCATGTTTAGATGGAATCATATCTAATTACATCTGGGATCAAATCGATCTGAACGGTTCTCGATGATCGATCACGTAAGGATAATTACACTTATAGTTCTTTAATCATGTTGAGGTGGTTGGATAATTATTCATGTTATGATCAAAGACATTTTCAGCTTATTTAACTGGAGAAGATTAGCACTCTGTTTTAGTTAATAAGGGTTTCCTAATCAATCATGAACCAAAGTAGTGGTTCAAATTTTTGTTTATGTATTAACTTCAAATTAATAAGATATCTTCATccctaaaataatattattaagatCAAAAAAATGTCTGTCTTGATAAGATTACTGTATTAAACATTCGCTGTTTTCGTCAGTTAATATTCTCACCCTCGTAGTGGTTATGGTAGtacaattttatttattatattacagaaatatagtgtttttttttttataaattatgACATTGACatgatattagttagtagtaaTAATGGTAGTTTAAGCATCTTAATCCATTTTGAGAAACTTTTAGTAACAGATAATCtatgaaattattattttagaccGACCAACGACGAACATCCTATTCCACAACTACCTTTTACTGCGAGGATTGTGAACGGGTCCGACAAGTGGAGGGACAAAGAGACACGGATAAAATGCGCCAAAGGTGGTTCCCCCTTCCCACCGCGGATCATCACAGGGTGCATTTTTTTTGTGGCGCTCCGGATGGGCGCTACATCACCTTTATCTTacttttttcttaatctctttaacATTTTTGAGTCCTATCCCATGGTTAACATTTTTGAATTTGGAGTCGACCAAACATTCCAAAGaagtaatctttttttttttaaattgctaGAAGAAATTTTATTTATAGAATTAGCCATTCAAAGAGTTATGATCATTGGTTAACATGTTATAAATAGCCCAAGGAAAATTATTGTAGGAAGTAAAACTTAACTTTGTATCTTCTCTAGCCATTTTGAAAAATTTATCCGCAACTTGGTTATGATTTCTACTAGCATAAGAAAAAATGCAGATATCAAAACTACTGCTGGTGTGTTTGATCTCCTTAATGATGTTCCTCTGGTTCCAATGAATGTTCCTCTGGTTCCAATGAAtgttgcagatatcttaaacTATAGCTTTAATAACTAATTCAACATCACCTTCAATTTGAATTGTCTGTAGCTGCAAAGGTTTAGCCTATAATAATGCCTCACGAACTGCTTTGCACTGAGCTTCTTCCGGGACTAGACAACACTCTGGTAAATGTTCTTTTGATGCCCTTGCATTGACCTGTATGATCACGATAAACCAGACCAGGACCAGCTTGATTAGTCTCATAACAAAATGATGCATCAATagtgaatttaaagatatcaataTCACGCAGCAATTAGATTTAGGAAAATTGGAATATGAGATAAGTTCAATGTGTTCATTTGTGCTATATGTACTCATACATTGGGAAAGGTAATAACGAATTTTATGCATGGAGTTATATGGACTAAGAGATACTCCTTGATAAACATAATCACGTCTGTCTTTTCAGATAATCCATGAACCAACCATCAGCTTGTATTTCCAACTTTCTTCCTGGAAGAATTGTGGCTTGTAAACCAGCTGCAACACCATTTAGGAACTGACACAACACTATTTTTCACTGCATCAATATATACATTGATACATTTTCAGGCAGCCCTAGCATGTCTGCATTCAAGCAAAATGTGCTCGATCGTTTCTCCTACTTGACCACATCTTCCACATTAGGATCGAACCTAACAATCTTACTTCTTGTAGGAATAATATCCCAAATGTAGTTCCGCACAAATAACTTGATACGACGTGCAACATTGCACTTCCATAGTCTCCTCAAAATTTCAGTTGGTACAATATCACCATCAACTTATGCATCACTGGTACTGTTTGATAGGAGATTCTAGGTGCTTTTGACTGTGAATTTATCGTCTTTAGAAGGCATCCAGATGATATTGTCATCCATGGAAACATCCAGAAATATTTGAGTAATTCTTTCTGCAGTGGAGATGTCAAAGACTGCATAAACCAATTCTTCATTCGAGCTACCAGTATGGGCATCAATTAAGTCACTAAAAAGATTGTAGTCAGCATAGTTGTCTGCCAAAGGTATAGGTGGATGTTGTAGTCCACTTATCCATCTGTCAATTCATATCATTGTCCTCTGGATGTTATTCACTTCCATAAAACAATTCTCTTGAAAAATTTTAAGACCCTTCTCAATTCGCTACCACACCCAAGATGAATTAGTTATAATAGACGTATGATGAAGTATATCAGTATCTTTGAAGTACTTAGGCTGAAGAACTTTAACCCACAGATGACTGGATTCAGTGCATACTCGCGAAGCCAGCTTAGTTAACATAGCTAAATATAGCAATTCAAGGTCTCTGAAGTCGAGACCCTCTATTTCCTTTGCTTTACACAACTTATTCCAGCCAAGAGGATTGAACCTCCTATTAAAGTTATACCCCCCAAAAATAATTTTCTGGATTGACGTTAACTGATTCATGAGATTCTTAAGTAGTTGAAAGGTATCATTTGGTAAAGAGGAATAATATTAAGAACGTGTTTTACCATATTTTCTCTACATGCCTTAGTCATTGACTTAGAAGACCATCTAGTTAGCCTTTGCTCAAAGTTCTTCTGATAGATTTGAAAGAATCTTTCTTGGAGTGACCTAGGATCAGTGGGGAGCCCAAATATTTGTCATTCACATTCATTATTGTTACAGATAAGATATGAGTGAGTGCTGAAGCAACCTCCGGTTTTGTAATCTTACTGAAATGTACCGAGGACTTATCGAAGTTAATAACTTGCGCCGATTGAGAACTGAAATCTTGTAGAAGCTGTAATAAATTGTTAACAGAGGAAAAAGTCGCTTGAGTGAAGatcaagcaatcatctgcaaaaagtggATGATTAATGGTTGGAGAGTTACCACCTACCACTTTAATGCCAATGATGTCCTTATTTTCCCGTGCTTCAGATAAGTGTCTTTTCAAAAACTCCATAGCTAAAATAAAAAGGTAAGGGGATAATGGATCACCTTTCCTAATACCTCTAGTCGGATGGAAGTCTATGCATGGCGAGCCATTGAGAACCACTGTAAGAGAAGTAGTGATGATGCACTAATAGATTAAGTCACACCAATCGTCGCAAAAACCAAAATACTTACGTACCTTAATCAAGAAATTCCATTCTAACctgtcaaatgcttttgacatGTCTAATTTTAGTTATAAACTACACATAACCCGTATCATAACGACATTGGATGTGAATCAACCAAATTTAACTATAATGATTATACATGTTTGTAAATCCAAAAAACTTAAATAGTAGTCTTAGTTTTTCTTttacaataaatttttatttAATGACCTAATTATGAGGGAACTCAGTCAATGTATATTCATAACGAAAGAGGTTACAACTCTTTTTTTCATAAGAAAGGAAATATattgaaaataaatgaaaattaaaaataGTTTCTATCATGTTGGATTAGATTCAGAACCCAATCAGGATTATTTTCTACCCAGGTAAAGTTACTTATTTCAGACCTTGCATACTTCGCAATTGAGTCTGCAATACGGTTTGCATCTCTGTGAACATGAGAGAAACACcagaaatcaaaatctcctaaaataACAAGTGCATCATAAATCAGATTAAAAGCAGTTCATCTGACTGGGATAAGATTAAAGGTTACAACTCTCAAATCCGTTGGATGTCTTTGACTAAGATAAGATAGGGATGGTCGGTAATGATTGTTTCTAAAAGTATTTTTCGTCTGTCCAAAGCTCGATACACCATGTCACAACGGCAAtacatattttcatgttctttttTATGTGTGATGTAACCAATTTAGTTTAATTCGTTTGAATTGTTTGTACTTCCATCCACATATTTTAGATATTACGTACTTAGAAGGGAGGCGCCAAAGACTCTAAAGTTATGTGTTTGTAATGTGCATAACTAAACACCTAATGTATACAAATTCTTTTTACACAAAAAAGGATGTTCAAAATCTGGAGAAAAAAAGAAATTACAGACAATAAGTTTGCAATTAgaaaaagattcattatatttttttatgttgacaAAGGTTTCAATGTTGTTCTTTCTTTACATgttgatattttttttaaatttatacAGTGTTTGTAAACAAAACAACTGACTAAATCAGATCATTAGAAGGAAAGAAACACTCTGAATATTAGCCATAAGGTTACTAAGAATAGGTTGCAGCGGGTTAATCCACACTCCTTCCAACTGCCTTTCAACCGCTTTTTTCTTTACATGTTTATAAAAGATAGCTAATTTGTTCAAAGTAATAATAAACATACATGTTTACAATTGCAAAAGATATAAACAATggtattaattattattttttatcaatgGTCGTAACATTGATCCTAGATATGAATAACTAAGTCGgtttgtttcaaaagaaaaaaaatgagtcaaatgaaaataatttattttagatttttaaCAAACATTTTAATGTTCTTTATTCTTTGCACGTTGATGAAGGATGACTAATTTATTTTAAGGAAGAAAATATGAGTTTTACGTGATGTAACCGCAAATGTTCTATTTTTATATGTTCATTGCAGGTTGAAGAAGGTTGGCTAATTTGTTTTAAGAAAATGTGAGGCaaatgaaaatgatttttttttctagcaAATATAACTTAAATCaaaaagatttattttattttatttgtacaaGTTATAATGTCttttgttctttgccaaaataaTATAAGTTAAACCAAAAAATACATATTCTTTGctacatttaattttctttttatgaGTATATTTACGAGGGAACCCAATGAATGCATATATCCATAATGGAAAGAGATTACGACTCTTAAATCCGT comes from Papaver somniferum cultivar HN1 chromosome 7, ASM357369v1, whole genome shotgun sequence and encodes:
- the LOC113297220 gene encoding probable aquaporin TIP-type; amino-acid sequence: MVKITVGSIGDSFSVASLKAYLAEFIATLLFVFAGVGSALAYSKVSSDASLDAAGLLAIALAHAFALFVGVSMAANISGGHLNPAVTFGLAVGGHITVITGLFYWIAQLLGSVAACFLLKFVTDAKAIPTHGVASGVSAFGGVLFEIIITFGLVYTVYATAADPQKKSLGTIAPIAIGFIVGANILAAGPFSGGSMNPARSFGPAVASGNFDGNWIYWVGPLIGGGLAGLIYGDVFIGSYSALPAAEDYA